A single genomic interval of Spinacia oleracea cultivar Varoflay chromosome 6, BTI_SOV_V1, whole genome shotgun sequence harbors:
- the LOC110806259 gene encoding pEARLI1-like lipid transfer protein 1 produces the protein MSSKVFSSVVLLLCLNIVFFTMVSSQHVRSPPLRPRSPPPSRSPPPMASPPMSPPSNSCPIDTLKLKVCANVLNDLLNVTNGTPQCCSLIEGLVDLEAAICLCTVIKANVLGIKANATLNITVLLNNCGKKIPEGFECS, from the coding sequence ATGTCTTCAAAAGTATTTTCATCAGTTGTCCTCCTCCTATGTCTCAACATAGTGTTTTTCACTATGGTGAGTTCCCAACATGTCCGCTCCCCACCACTTCGTCCTAGGTCACCACCGCCTTCCAGGTCACCACCTCCAATGGCGTCCCCACCCATGTCACCTCCTAGCAACAGTTGCCCCATAGAtacgctaaaattaaaggtgtGTGCCAATGTATTGAATGATTTGCTTAATGTCACGAATGGCACCCCGCAATGTTGTTCTCTCATTGAAGGGTTGGTTGACCTTGAAGCAGCAATTTGTCTTTGTACTGTCATTAAAGCTAATGTTTTAGGGATCAAAGCTAATGCTACGCTCAACATAACTGTGTTGCTCAACAATTGTGGTAAGAAGATACCTGAAGGCTTCGAATGTTCTTAA